AAATGAGCAACGTTGGAATACCACGCACATTATACTGCTGAGGGGTAAGCGGGTTTTCATCAATATTCAATTTGACGATTGAAAGGCTGTCACCTTTATCTTCAGAAATTTCTTCAAGAGCCGGGCCAATCGCCTTGCATGGGCCACACCATTCTGCCCAGAAATCGACAAGAACCGGCTTGTCAGATTGCAAAACCTGCGTCGAGAAATCACTATCAGTCGTCTTTGTTGTCGCCATTGGGTGTTCCTACCTGTGTAACGTGCTATGTGAATGAGTTATAAACTGTCTTAATGTCACCAAATATTCGCGCAAGCGCCAAAGCGCGCATTGACGCTGTTATTTCCTGAAGCCTAGCTGTTTCCGTCCAAATGAGCCAGCACACAATTGGCTTATTAGGAAAAATTTCTCCTATCAAAGCCGCATAAAGTGCCATTTGGCGTTGATATGTTTCGGGAGGGGAATCTTCATTCGCAATACCGGTTTTGAAATCTGCAATAATGACGCTGTCATCACCGACAAACAGGCGATCAATCTGTCCAGACACACCGCGATCACGCACCATACCAGTCACTGGTACTTCGGCAAGCGCATCAGGGGTAAACAAATTGCCAAAGCGTGGATCATTCAAAATTGTGAAAACCTCATTTTTAAGCTGCGCACCCTGAGCAGGCGATAGCATATCAACCGTTGCAATCATGCGATCTGCAACAGTGTTGCGCTGATCCTGAGGTACTGTCGGCAACATCTCAAATAGACGGTGCGCCAGACGTCCCCGGGTCAATGCCATAGCTTGTGTTCGGCTATCTGTTACGCCAAATCCCAATGGATGCGGCGCATAAAGATTGGCAGGCTCTGATGGTCGCAACGGACGAGCATCAGGTGGTAAATCGGGTGCAGGATGATGAAGCCAGCTTGTGTCAGCCGGTTCACTGGCTATATCTGGAACGCGCATAGCTGCGTCATCATCAGGCATTGAAGGGAAAACAGAATCAGCCTCTGAAACAGTCTTGGCGATATGACGCAACACGCCATCCACGTCTTCGACAACGTCTTTATGTTCTGTAAAATATGCCTTTATCCGGCTGTAGGGACTGTTTTCAAGCCAGCGCGAATTGCGTTTTTCCCAGCCGCCTATTACCAACCCATCACGGGCTCGCGTTAATGCCACATAAAGGAGGCGGTTATCTTCTTCGGCACGCAGGTCGCTTGCTTTCTGACGCGCCGTTTCAAGAAATGGTGGCCGCAAATGACTGCCAGCTTCCCAATAGATAAAGCGTTGATCTTCGCCTGTTATCAGCGGGGAATGGGGCACGCTATGCCGCAACATATCTGGCAGGATAACGATTGGGGCTTCAAGTCCCTTGGCACCGTGAATGGTCATGACACGCACCTCATCCACATTACCAGCATCCATATCGCGCTTTACATCACCGCCACCAGCACGAACCGCTGCCAAAAAGGCTGTTAGCGAAACACCTCCAGACTCTCCATAGCTTTGGGCGACTGCCAGAAAATGGTCAAGCGCCTCATCAACCGACGAACCAAGACGGGCGCGGAATTTATCGCGGCCACCATCAACAAGAACCTTGCTGAAGAAAGAAAAAACCGACCCCCCATCAACCAATCTGCACCACTCTTCCAAACGGTCGGCAATACGACCAAGCGGATCATTGCTTCCCAGATAGCGCATAAGCTGTCGGAATAGACTGTGCGATCCACGGTCATGGGCAAGATCAAACAACTGCGCTTCACTGATGCCAAATAAAGGCGATTTCAATAAGGCGGCAAGCTGTAAATCATCGTCAGGCAAAAGCGCAACGTCACCCAATGCCAGCAAATCCTGAATTTCAATCTGATCCACAAGCCGCATCCTGTCAGCACCTGCAACGGCAACACCTTGTTCTTGAAGCGCAACCAGCACCTGCTCAAAGAAAACATCGCGTTTGCGAAGCAGGATGAGGATATCACCAGCCATAATCTTTCTTGGCATATGATCATTGTCCGACGATGGCAAAGGTCGTTTGCCAATCCAGGATTTTAACGTGCGCGCAAGATGGCTTGCTGCCACAGCAGAGGCGCCTTGCATCGACGCAATATTTGCAGGGGTGAAACCTTCTGTCTTTTCCTCATCAACCGGCGCGTCAATGATAGGCCAGACTTCGACAAAACCACCTTTATGACGACGCGCGAGATCATGGCTTACAAAATCCTCAATACCGTCAAGGTCAGGGATCAAATCATTGACCAAACCAAGAATGGGTGCCGTTGACCGGAACGACACCGATAAAGATAAAGCCCGAAAATCAATCTCAGCCGCCATCGCCTTATTGCGAAGCAATGTACGGTTCTCGCCAAGCACCTTTGGATCAGCGCCCTGAAATGAATAGATCGATTGTTTAAAGTCACCAACAGCAAAAACACTGCGCGGTGCGATGTCCATATCTGCAGTGTCCGAAGCAATAGAGCTGGCCGCAACAGGCATATCACTGCCGTCAAAGAATGACTCAACAAGGCGAAGTAACAAAGTCCATTGCGCGGGACTTGTATCTTGTGCTTCATCGACCAGAACATGACCTATACCATTGTCAAGTTTCCACGCCACCCATTGTGCAGCTTCGCTTCGGGCAAGCAGACGGTTGGTCACAGCGATCAAATCATCATAATCGAGCAGACCACGACTTTCTTTCAGGCTTTGATAATGACGCTGGAACGCTGCCCCAAAAATATATAATGCCGTGGTCAACTCGCGGCACCGATCCGTTGCCATCATATGTAAAATGGGGGTCAGAATATCAATGACCGCACGCTGGACATCGACAATGGGAGGATATTCAGCACGGATGTCAGCATTGGACAGGTTCCGGTCAGCACGTGGGCCCTTTGTCGTGAACAGCGCATCAACCAGCAAATTCAACCTCGCAATGCGCATTTCGTCATCAAGTGCCAACCACGCAAAAAACGCGGCACCACGATCGCGCTGGGTTTCGGTTTTAGCATTCTGTAAAGCCACTGCCACCGCACGTAAGGCCTCATCATCGATTTTTGCCAATGCCTCTGCAATATGCTGGGTTACAAAATCCGCCTCAGGCATATCAAGATCATCACGGAAATGTGCCTGTAAGCGGGATAAGGTGTCGATATCGTCAAGCGCAGGCACACGCCGCAAGAACTCGGTGAGAATTTCAGTCGCTTGTCCTTCGGAACTCTGGTTAGCAATAGTTGCCACGGCTATCTGTATTGCAGGATCTAGGCTGTTCATCACCGCAACTTTGGCAATTGACTTAAGACGATCCTGTTCGGCATCGTCTGCCAGCTTTGCATTTGGCGCAATGCCGGCTTCAATCGGAAAGCGGCGCAAAATGGACTGGCAAAATGAGTGCACTGTCTCAACACGTGGGCCATTGTCATTATCAAGTATCTTGGCAAACAGCATGCGCGCCAGACGAATATTTCCCTGTGATGGTGCAACAATTCCCATTGCTTGCAGATCTTTGGTCAGATCAGCTGTTGAAATAACAGCCCACCGAGCCAGACGCGCATAAATACGGTTGCGCATTTCTGCCGCCGCCGCGCGTGTATAGGTAACACATAAAATACCGTCGGCTTCTGCACCTGACAAAAGCAGACGCAGAACCCGGTCAGTCAATAATTTGGTTTTGCCTGTTCCGGCATTGGCCGAGACAAAGACCGATGCCATCGGATCAGATGCGCGCGCCTGTTCTATGCTGGCACGCTGAATAAGATCATTCATCATGCCCCTCCTGTTGCCATTCGCTTATCCGCGCCAGATGCCGGTAAGGATTATAGGATAGCTTGAATTTGATGTTTGGCTCAGCTGGATAGGTGGCTTCGGGATCATCAAACAGCGTGATCAGCGACTGCATCATGTCGCGGGTGTTTTCCGGCGACCCATCATCAGGCAACACATCGTAAATATCACCAATCTTGTTTTTACGGCCACTTAGTTTCCAATATTGCATCTTGGCAATGTCGCAACCTGGCTTATCATCATAACCGCCATCCCATGCGATCAAGGCTTCGACCAGAAGCTGGGTAGCGCGACCTGAAGCAACCTTGCTTTTTGATGGGACAATACCGGTTTTATAATCAATTATGTGCCATGTACCATCCTTGGTTTTTTCCAACCGATCAGCACGCGCCGATAATTCAACGGGGCCAGCCGGCCCGGTCAATATGGTGCTGCCTTTCTTTTCGGCATGTATGAAAGCAAGATCATCACGGCGCTGCTTTTCTGTTTCAATAATCCAACCTGCAACCATCTCAAACCGGGGCCACCAGAAATAACGGATATCAGGCGTTGCCCATTGATCGGCAAAATGCGTTTTACCTATGGCCAGCAAGTCTTGATACGCGGTATCAGGCAAAGACCCAGAAGGAAAAGTGCGGGTAAAATCGGCAAGCACATTATGAAATAATGTGCCGCGCAAAGCCGCATCTGGTGGACGGTCAATATCGTCAAGTTGACGAAGCTTTAGAATCTTCTTGGCATAAAGCGCGTATGGATCATTGATCCACATATCGATCTCGGTAGCCGAAAACTTTCGTGGGCGCGCGCTTAGTGGCGGTTTTGGCGCTGGACGCTTTATACGGTTTGGTATCGTTTTAGGATTTAATATCGCAAGCCATTCAAACTTTTCATCACCACGATCAAGCGCTTTGGCAATGCCAAGAGCCGATAGCACAACATCCATCCGCTGTAGCCAGCGACTTGGGATCGTCGCCGCATCATTCTGGCGTTGCGCACGGGTGATCGTGACCTTTGGGTTGCAAATTGCCATATAGACATCATGCGCACTTAGGCTGGTACGCCAGTTATGTGGCGGCAAACCAACGGCTTTGCGCATATCGCTGTTCATCCAAGGATCAGTTTGCGGTTGCGGTGGCCAGTTACCTTCATTGAAGCCCGCAATTATCAAATGATCGGCGGTTTGCATCCGCGATTCTACCGCTCCCAGAATAGCCAGCCTTGGATGTGACTGCTGGACAGCATGCACTGTTATGTCCTGCATGATTTGTACTAACGTTTGCGCAAAATCCGTGGCATTAACCGCTTGATCATGCCCATGCTCGACCAGGTTTTTCAACAGATCGGCAGCGGCCTTGCCGCCTTGATTGTCCCATAGATGAAGAGCACCGTCATTCTTATCGGCGACTCGTGTTTCTGTATCGGGTCCATCAGATGGAATACACATAGTCTGCGCTGCCATCATTTCGGCGGTCTGGCCTAGTCCACGGGCAAGGCTTGCCATGGTTGGGGCTGGCGCCTGCCACGCATCAACAAGGGGGGTAAAGGGAACCGCGATATGGATCGCGATAAAATCCCGCAAATCTTTATCATCACCAATGGCAATGGCTAAACCTTCTAGACCGGGGGCTGGCCGTTGGCCCCGCAGAACCAGTTTTTCAATATGTCTGACTTTAGCGCGAAAATCAGCCTGTGCCATGCCACCTGCCGCACAAGGATGCTTAAGCACACCAAGCAATGCCAATGGCGCAAAATTTTCCTGCATCGCCTCCACCAGCAACTGCAAAAACGCCCCTGCCCGATGGGTAAGAAGGGTTGTGCCCGCCGAATCATCAATTGTAATTTTCCAGCGCGCCAGTTCAGCGATAACCGCCTCGGCCAGATGGCGGTCCGGCGTAATCAGTGCTGCCGTCTGGTCTTCATGCTCAAGCGTTGCGCGCAGGTCAGCCGCGATCAATCCTGCTTCGGCACGCCGATCATGCGTTTCGATAACTTGTAGCCCTTGCAAAGCATCACGGCCAAGATCGGGCCTGTCCTCGGACAATTGCCGCCATGTTGCCGTCGTTGGTGCGGGGCGGAATACTTCACGCATCAGATCACGCCGCGCACTTGTTGCTGGCTGACTTTCGGGATTGGACACCCAGTTCTGGACATCCAATGGTGTGATATCCATGAAATGCAAAAGCTGGGCAAGCTGATATTGCGGATGGCCGCTATCATGGCTAATTGCGTCCCATTCAGGCACCGCACCACTATCCAAGCCAGGCAAAACAACATGACCATTCGGCAAATTAGATACACAACGAATAAGTTCACGCGTCGCAATGATCGAACCTGTTGATCCAGCAATGACGATCAGAGTCTCAGGTGGGTTATCCTGCCATGCTTTTACGCGCGCGCGGATCAGCCGGTTACGCCGATCGACACCATCCATAACATTCTCTGAAGCTAGAATTGCTGGCCAGTTATCAACCAGAATAGTTAGGAGTTTGATGATATCCTGCCAATGTGCCGAATAACGTTCGGGCAGCATGTCACGCAACTGATCGGGGTTGGCATCAACATTATAAAGTTGATCAAGCAATTGACCAAGCGTATGGGCAAGCATCATAGCTTGCGGGAAGGTTGGTGTCTGGCCACCAAGTTTGAACCCACCCAGCAATTTAGCCAACATCATCTGGCGGCGCAAAGGCGAAATCGCCGGCGGCAACATCGCGGTGTCTGCACCCCCATAAAGCTCTGGAAACACGTCAGCCACATCATCTGCAAGATCGCCAATCGGTATCATGCGCGGCAATAATGCTGCCTGTCCCTTGGTGACATCGAGAAAAGCACTTCGCAACGCCTGTGCTGCCCGCTGGGATGGCACCATGACAATGGCACGCGCCAGATCGGTTGGGCTAGATGCTAGCTGAATAACCCCCTTGGCAAGTTCTTTTGCAAAGGGGGTTCCTGCCGGAATATTATAGACAGACGAAACACGCATAAAAGCAGTATAAAAGTAAGCGTTCTTAAATGCGAGCAAGCATTCAACATGATGCAACAATATTAATCATATTGGCTTTTCGAAAACCGTAATCGGCCTAAATGTCAGGCTTTGCAAATAGCTTGGCAA
This window of the Candidatus Puniceispirillum marinum IMCC1322 genome carries:
- the trxA gene encoding thioredoxin, which codes for MATTKTTDSDFSTQVLQSDKPVLVDFWAEWCGPCKAIGPALEEISEDKGDSLSIVKLNIDENPLTPQQYNVRGIPTLLIFKDGAVVAEKVGALPKSQLENWIEQSI
- the addA gene encoding double-strand break repair helicase AddA codes for the protein MMNDLIQRASIEQARASDPMASVFVSANAGTGKTKLLTDRVLRLLLSGAEADGILCVTYTRAAAAEMRNRIYARLARWAVISTADLTKDLQAMGIVAPSQGNIRLARMLFAKILDNDNGPRVETVHSFCQSILRRFPIEAGIAPNAKLADDAEQDRLKSIAKVAVMNSLDPAIQIAVATIANQSSEGQATEILTEFLRRVPALDDIDTLSRLQAHFRDDLDMPEADFVTQHIAEALAKIDDEALRAVAVALQNAKTETQRDRGAAFFAWLALDDEMRIARLNLLVDALFTTKGPRADRNLSNADIRAEYPPIVDVQRAVIDILTPILHMMATDRCRELTTALYIFGAAFQRHYQSLKESRGLLDYDDLIAVTNRLLARSEAAQWVAWKLDNGIGHVLVDEAQDTSPAQWTLLLRLVESFFDGSDMPVAASSIASDTADMDIAPRSVFAVGDFKQSIYSFQGADPKVLGENRTLLRNKAMAAEIDFRALSLSVSFRSTAPILGLVNDLIPDLDGIEDFVSHDLARRHKGGFVEVWPIIDAPVDEEKTEGFTPANIASMQGASAVAASHLARTLKSWIGKRPLPSSDNDHMPRKIMAGDILILLRKRDVFFEQVLVALQEQGVAVAGADRMRLVDQIEIQDLLALGDVALLPDDDLQLAALLKSPLFGISEAQLFDLAHDRGSHSLFRQLMRYLGSNDPLGRIADRLEEWCRLVDGGSVFSFFSKVLVDGGRDKFRARLGSSVDEALDHFLAVAQSYGESGGVSLTAFLAAVRAGGGDVKRDMDAGNVDEVRVMTIHGAKGLEAPIVILPDMLRHSVPHSPLITGEDQRFIYWEAGSHLRPPFLETARQKASDLRAEEDNRLLYVALTRARDGLVIGGWEKRNSRWLENSPYSRIKAYFTEHKDVVEDVDGVLRHIAKTVSEADSVFPSMPDDDAAMRVPDIASEPADTSWLHHPAPDLPPDARPLRPSEPANLYAPHPLGFGVTDSRTQAMALTRGRLAHRLFEMLPTVPQDQRNTVADRMIATVDMLSPAQGAQLKNEVFTILNDPRFGNLFTPDALAEVPVTGMVRDRGVSGQIDRLFVGDDSVIIADFKTGIANEDSPPETYQRQMALYAALIGEIFPNKPIVCWLIWTETARLQEITASMRALALARIFGDIKTVYNSFT
- the addB gene encoding double-strand break repair protein AddB, encoding MRVSSVYNIPAGTPFAKELAKGVIQLASSPTDLARAIVMVPSQRAAQALRSAFLDVTKGQAALLPRMIPIGDLADDVADVFPELYGGADTAMLPPAISPLRRQMMLAKLLGGFKLGGQTPTFPQAMMLAHTLGQLLDQLYNVDANPDQLRDMLPERYSAHWQDIIKLLTILVDNWPAILASENVMDGVDRRNRLIRARVKAWQDNPPETLIVIAGSTGSIIATRELIRCVSNLPNGHVVLPGLDSGAVPEWDAISHDSGHPQYQLAQLLHFMDITPLDVQNWVSNPESQPATSARRDLMREVFRPAPTTATWRQLSEDRPDLGRDALQGLQVIETHDRRAEAGLIAADLRATLEHEDQTAALITPDRHLAEAVIAELARWKITIDDSAGTTLLTHRAGAFLQLLVEAMQENFAPLALLGVLKHPCAAGGMAQADFRAKVRHIEKLVLRGQRPAPGLEGLAIAIGDDKDLRDFIAIHIAVPFTPLVDAWQAPAPTMASLARGLGQTAEMMAAQTMCIPSDGPDTETRVADKNDGALHLWDNQGGKAAADLLKNLVEHGHDQAVNATDFAQTLVQIMQDITVHAVQQSHPRLAILGAVESRMQTADHLIIAGFNEGNWPPQPQTDPWMNSDMRKAVGLPPHNWRTSLSAHDVYMAICNPKVTITRAQRQNDAATIPSRWLQRMDVVLSALGIAKALDRGDEKFEWLAILNPKTIPNRIKRPAPKPPLSARPRKFSATEIDMWINDPYALYAKKILKLRQLDDIDRPPDAALRGTLFHNVLADFTRTFPSGSLPDTAYQDLLAIGKTHFADQWATPDIRYFWWPRFEMVAGWIIETEKQRRDDLAFIHAEKKGSTILTGPAGPVELSARADRLEKTKDGTWHIIDYKTGIVPSKSKVASGRATQLLVEALIAWDGGYDDKPGCDIAKMQYWKLSGRKNKIGDIYDVLPDDGSPENTRDMMQSLITLFDDPEATYPAEPNIKFKLSYNPYRHLARISEWQQEGHDE